A DNA window from Vigna angularis cultivar LongXiaoDou No.4 chromosome 1, ASM1680809v1, whole genome shotgun sequence contains the following coding sequences:
- the LOC108323886 gene encoding uncharacterized protein LOC108323886, with translation MPLLRRKPFALAEPPEELKPDELVYQIRFTKEIFRDYPDYLKRLNQYRQRVWMCKVTGKTGLTYEEAIVSEQHATEKVQQFPKELMTTALGIIQYSTLPLKDLADSIGEKLQKRLFVGAELHGKKGDEVHPCRILKVIQKGVDTFCYEVAWLDKNKNISEQAELCAEDLVHKKPLFSRNILKSFIRESTCQNAPWVLHDELAKSYGISTDIPEELRGRVFYRDGLLICSKKRKNEESLEDTDNSKRKKLDGAQVDDSCQEKENAQQKNEAIKYPIDDLLVKPGPDDPVFTDRPSPSKDFNIPMSCVGDLLMVWDLLNSFGRLLHLWPYSLEDFENAICHKDSNVVLLVESHAALFRFLIKDDDEYSSAVKNRKLKSKITMNNWTEYLCYFLEVINIPELRHHEATIKRGHYGLVDVSAKLEILSKLVNQALETAIFREKLDEIIEQRQALGASRREEALEKGRRRREEKERLKAESRSNGFVDGLLSGAKVPTNDNHGIQNGDMDEKSLIEVEPTGQNRQLDRSEIKPLNSVSKKTHKKLNSELKEPTKNGDMDEKSLVEVAPTGQNRQLDRSEIKPLNSVSKKTHKRLNSELKEPTKNGKELSRKESPKQSKADKEDLSEKNSEEQRKEYFEKEMEKRFVRRSPLGKDRDYNRYWWFRRDGRIFVESSDSKEWGYYSSKEELDALMSSLNCKGERERALQKQLQKYYTKICSELQKRSKDLMHRIIDESVLRRSTRVRAPPRQNPANAFLRYINKWKEE, from the exons TGATTATTTGAAGCGATTGAATCAATACCGTCAGAGGGTTTGGATGTGTAAAGTCACTGGAAAAACTGGCTTGACTTATGAAGAGGCCATAGTGTCTGAACAACATGCTACTGAGAAAGTTCAACAGTTTCCTAAGGAATTAATGACTACTGCTTTAGGGATTATTCAATACA GCACGCTCCCTTTGAAGGATCTTGCTGATTCTATTGGTGAAAAATTGCAGAAACGTTTGTTTGTCGGTGCTGAACTACATGGGAAAAAGGGTGATGAAGTACATCCATGCagaatattaaaagtaattcaGAAAGGAGTTGACACATTCTGTTATGAGGTAGCTTGGcttgacaaaaacaaaaatataagtgAACAAGCTGAACTCTGTGCAGAAGATTTGGTGCATAAGAAGCCGCTTTTTAGTAGAAATATTTTGAAGTCTTTCATTCGGGAATCTACATGCCAGAATGCCCCATGGGTTTTACATGATGAACTAGCAAAAAGTTATGGAATATCAACTGATATTCCTGAAGAATTAAGAGGGAGGGTTTTTTACAGAGATGGACTTCTAATTTGCtccaagaaaaggaaaaatgag GAATCACTGGAAGACACTGATAACAGTAAAAGGAAGAAGTTGGATGGGGCACAAGTTGATGATTCTTGCCAAGAGAAAG AAAATGCTCAACAGAAGAATGAAGCTATCAAATACCCAATTGATGATCTATTGGTGAAACCTGGTCCGGATGATCCTGTTTTCACTGATCGTCCTTCTCCATCAAAAGACTTCAACATTCCAATGAGTTGTGTTGGGGATCTCTTAATGGTTTGGGATTTGCTTAATTCCTTTGGTCGACTGTTGCACCTGTGGCCTTACTCTCTAGAAGATTTTGAAAATGCAATCTGTCATAAGGATAGCAATGTGGTTCTCCTTGTGGAATCTCATGCAGCACTTTTTCGATTTCTCATCAAAGATGATGATGAATACTCTTCGGCTGTGAAGAACCGAAAGTTAAAGTCTAAG attacAATGAATAATTGGACAGAATATTTATGCTATTTCCTAGAGGTGATCAATATTCCTGAACTGCGGCACCATGAAGCAACTATAAAACGGGGACATTATGGCCTTGTAGATGTCAGTGCTAAATTAGAAATCTTATCCAAATTGGTCAACCAAGCCCTTGAAACTGCAATTTTCAGGGAAAAGTTAGATGAGATTATTGAACAGCGGCAGGCACTTGGGGCCTCTAGAAGGGAAGAAGCATTGGAAAAGGGTaggaggagaagagaagaaaaggagcGGTTGAAAGCTGAGTCCAGAAGCAATGGATTTGTGGATGGGCTTCTGAGTGGTGCTAAAGTCCCAACGAATGATAATCATGGTATACAAAATGGAGACATGGATGAGAAAAGTCTTATAGAGGTAGAACCAACTGGGCAAAACAGACAATTGGATAGAAG TGAGATCAAGCCTTTAAATTCTGTTTCAAAAAAGACGCATAAGAAGCTAAATTCAGAGCTGAAAGAACCAACTAAAAATGGAGACATGGATGAGAAAAGTCTTGTAGAGGTAGCACCAACTGGGCAAAACAGACAATTGGATAGAAG TGAGATCAAGCCTTTAAATTCTGTTTCAAAAAAGACGCATAAGAGGCTAAATTCAGAGCTGAAAGAACCAACtaaaaatggaaaagaattGTCCAGAAAGGAATCACCAAAACAGTCGAAAGCTGATAAGGAGGATCTGTCAGAGAAGAATAGTGAAGAACAGAGG AAAGAATATTTCGAAAAGGAGATGGAGAAACGATTTGTTCGTAGAAGTCCTTTAGGTAAAGACAGAGATTACAATAGGTATTGGTGGTTCCGTCGAGATGGGAGGATATTTGTTGAAAGCTCTGACTCCAAGGAATGGGGATACTACAGCAGTAAGGAAGAG CTCGATGCATTGATGAGTTCACTAAATTGCAAGGGTGAGCGGGAAAGGGCACTGCAAAAGCaactacaaaaatattatactaaaatatg CTCAGAACTCCAGAAAAGGTCAAAGGATTTGATGCACAGGATTATAGATGAATCTGTACTTCGTAGGTCTACTCGTGTTAGAGCTCCACCTAGACAGAATCCTGCCAATGCTTTCCTCAGATATATTAACAAGTGGAAAGAAGAATAG
- the LOC108331879 gene encoding TOM1-like protein 5 isoform X1, translated as MIGIFLVIFVFVPEKKMAALVIAATSEKLAETDWIKNIEICELVAHDKRQARDVIKAIKKRLGYKNPNIQLYAVLLLEMLMNNIGDHVHQQVIDTGIIPILVKIVKKKSDFPVRERIFLLLDATQTSVGGASGKFPQYYNAYYDLVSAGVQFPQRDQVTPSNRSNSQLNGINNVPNTDQAPTRHQQAESQTVAESSIIQKASNALEVLKEVLDAINAQHPRAAKDEFTLDLVEQCSFQKQRVMHLVMTSRDERIVSRAIELNEQLQKVLTRHDALLSGRAMTIANHLECEEAEEEEEPEQLFRRLRKGKACARPEDENREPEFPHFGLLEERLNRPLIRPLSLEPSREANNCPAPAVIPPHMAIPPPPSKHIERERYFQENKKDGATLAGHLRGLSLHSHNGSSSHSGSFDFSD; from the exons ATGATTGGCATCTTCCTCGTGATCTTTGTCTTTGTTCcag aaaaaaaaatggcagCTCTGGTCATTGCTGCAACAAGTGAGAAACTGGCTGAAACTGAttggataaaaaatattgaaatctgTGAATTAGTCGCTCATGATAAAAG GCAGGCTAGAGATGTCATCAAAGCTATAAAAAAGAGGTTGGGTTACAAGAATCCTAATATTCAACTTTATGCAGTTTTG TTGCTGGAAATGTTGATGAACAATATTGGAGATCATGTTCACCAGCAGGTGATTGATACAGGAATCATCCCTATTCTTGTAAAAATTGTGaagaaaaaa TCAGATTTTCCTGTAAGGGAGCGGATATTTCTGCTACTAGATGCCACACAAACATCCGTTGGTGGTGCTTCTGGAAAGTTTCCACAGTATTATAATGCATATTATGATTTGGTG AGTGCTGGGGTGCAGTTTCCTCAAAGGGATCAAGTGACCCCATCAAATCGTTCTAATTCTCAACTTAATGGGATTAACAATGTACCGAACACAGATCAGGCCCCGACCAGACATCAGCAAGCAGAGTCCCAAACGGTTGCTGAATCTAG CATTATACAAAAGGCTAGTAATGCGTTAGAAGTTTTAAAAGAAGTCCTTGATGCCATTAATGCCCAGCATCCTCGG GCAGCAAAAGATGAATTCACTCTTGATCTTGTTGAGCAGTGTTCATTTCAGAAGCAAAGGGTAATGCATCTTGTGATGACTTCTCG TGATGAAAGGATAGTTTCTCGAGCAATTGAATTAAACGAGCAACTCCAGAAAGTTCTTACAAGACATGATGCACTTCTTTCGGGCAGAGCCATGACAATAGCTAATCACTTGGAGTGTGAAGAAgcagaagaggaagaagaaccAGAACAGTTATTCCGGAG ATTACGCAAAGGAAAGGCTTGCGCAAGGCCTGAAGATGAAAACAGGGAACCTGAGTTTCCTCACTTTGGTTTGCTTGAAGAGAGACTAAATCGGCCGTTAATAAGACCACTATCTTTGGAGCCATCTCGAGAAGCTAATAATTGTCCTGCACCTGCTGTGATTCCTCCTCACATGGCAATTCCACCACCACCTTCAAAACACATTGAGAGGGAGAGATATTTTCAGGAAAATAAAAAGGATGGTGCTACTTTGGCTGGCCACTTGAGAGGCCTTTCCTTGCATAGTCACAATGGCAGCAGCTCTCACAGTGGAAGCTTTGATTTTAGTGATTGA
- the LOC108331103 gene encoding uncharacterized protein LOC108331103, producing MALAMVRRNVITHYSKFASSWSVLSRHSSIHNPSLASVSPFHSQSVGGGGGGGLPSYMRGAVYWETNKPLSIEEFHMPRPKAGEVLIKTKACGVCHSDLHVIKGEIPFSSPCVLGHEITGEVVEHGPHSDSKTIERLPVGSRVVGSFIMPCGNCSYCSKGHDDLCEAFFAYNRAKGTLYDGETRLFLRNSGKPVYMYSMGGLAEYCVVPANGVAVLPESLPYPQSAILGCAVFTAYGAMAHAAQVRPGDSVAVIGTGGVGSSCLQIARAFGASEIIAVDVQDEKLQKAKTFGATHTVNSAKEDPIEKINEITGGKGVDVAVEALGKPQTFAQCTLSVKDGGKAVMIGLAQAGSLGEVDINRLVRRKIQVIGSYGGRARQDLPKLIRLAETGIFNLDHAVSRTYTFEDSAKAFQDLNEGKIIGRAVIEIM from the exons ATGGCCTTAGCCATGGTTCGTAGGAATGTCATCACCCACTACTCCAAGTTTGCATCTTCTTGGTCTGTGTTGTCTCGCCATTCCTCAATCCACAACCCTTCCTTGGCGTCTGTTTCTCCGTTTCATAGCCAATctgttggtggtggtggtggtggaggattGCCATCTTACATGCGTGGAGCTGTGTATTGGGAAACTAATAAGCCTCTGTCAATCGAGGAGTTTCACATGCCTCGCCCCAAGGCCGGTGAAGTTCTCATCAAAACCAAGG CCTGTGGAGTATGCCACTCTGATCTGCATGTTATAAAGGGTGAAATTCCGTTTTCCAGTCCTTGTGTTCTGGGGCATGAGATTACCGGTGAGGTTGTTGAACACGGACCACACTCTGACAGCAAGACAATTGAAAG GCTTCCAGTAGGGTCCCGAGTTGTTGGGTCCTTCATCATGCCTTGTGGCAACTGCTCCTACTGTTCAAAG GGCCACGATGATCTATGTGAAGCTTTCTTTGCCTATAACCGGGCAAAAGGAACCCTCTATGATGGTGAAACTAGACTATTTCTTCGAAACAGTG GAAAACCAGTATACATGTACAGTATGGGAGGGCTTGCTGAATACTGTGTTGTGCCAGCAAATGGAGTGGCTGTACTACCAGAATCATTGCCATATCCACAGTCTGCAATTCTAGGATGTGCTGTTTTTACTGCTTATGGTGCTATGGCTCACGCAGCTCAAGTGCGTCCTGGTGATTCTGTTGCTGTCATTGGAACTGGGGGTGTTGGTTCTAG TTGTTTGCAGATAGCTAGAGCCTTTGGTGCTTCGGAAATAATTGCTGTGGATGTTCAGGATGAAAAGCTACAGAAAGCAAAGACATTTGGTGCTACTCACACTGTAAATTCAGCAAAGGAAGATCCCATTGAAAAGATAAAT GAAATTACTGGTGGAAAGGGTGTTGATGTAGCTGTGGAAGCCTTAGGGAAACCACAAACATTTGCTCAGTGCACACTAAGTGTGAAGGATGGTGGAAAAGCCGTAATGATTGGACTGGCACAAGCTGGTTCTTTAGGAGAGGTGGATATAAATCGGCTTGTTCGCAGAAAG ATACAAGTTATTGGCTCGTATGGAGGCAGGGCGAGGCAAGATCTTCCAAAACTAATTAGATTGGCAGAAACAGGTATCTTCAATCTTGACCATGCTGTTTCTAGAACATACACCTTTGAGGATTCAGCCAAAGCATTCCAAGATCTTAATGAAGGAAAAATCATTGGTCGAGCTGTGATCGAGATAATGTAA
- the LOC108331879 gene encoding TOM1-like protein 5 isoform X2, producing MIGIFLVIFVFVPEKKMAALVIAATSEKLAETDWIKNIEICELVAHDKRQARDVIKAIKKRLGYKNPNIQLYAVLLLEMLMNNIGDHVHQQVIDTGIIPILVKIVKKKSAGVQFPQRDQVTPSNRSNSQLNGINNVPNTDQAPTRHQQAESQTVAESSIIQKASNALEVLKEVLDAINAQHPRAAKDEFTLDLVEQCSFQKQRVMHLVMTSRDERIVSRAIELNEQLQKVLTRHDALLSGRAMTIANHLECEEAEEEEEPEQLFRRLRKGKACARPEDENREPEFPHFGLLEERLNRPLIRPLSLEPSREANNCPAPAVIPPHMAIPPPPSKHIERERYFQENKKDGATLAGHLRGLSLHSHNGSSSHSGSFDFSD from the exons ATGATTGGCATCTTCCTCGTGATCTTTGTCTTTGTTCcag aaaaaaaaatggcagCTCTGGTCATTGCTGCAACAAGTGAGAAACTGGCTGAAACTGAttggataaaaaatattgaaatctgTGAATTAGTCGCTCATGATAAAAG GCAGGCTAGAGATGTCATCAAAGCTATAAAAAAGAGGTTGGGTTACAAGAATCCTAATATTCAACTTTATGCAGTTTTG TTGCTGGAAATGTTGATGAACAATATTGGAGATCATGTTCACCAGCAGGTGATTGATACAGGAATCATCCCTATTCTTGTAAAAATTGTGaagaaaaaa AGTGCTGGGGTGCAGTTTCCTCAAAGGGATCAAGTGACCCCATCAAATCGTTCTAATTCTCAACTTAATGGGATTAACAATGTACCGAACACAGATCAGGCCCCGACCAGACATCAGCAAGCAGAGTCCCAAACGGTTGCTGAATCTAG CATTATACAAAAGGCTAGTAATGCGTTAGAAGTTTTAAAAGAAGTCCTTGATGCCATTAATGCCCAGCATCCTCGG GCAGCAAAAGATGAATTCACTCTTGATCTTGTTGAGCAGTGTTCATTTCAGAAGCAAAGGGTAATGCATCTTGTGATGACTTCTCG TGATGAAAGGATAGTTTCTCGAGCAATTGAATTAAACGAGCAACTCCAGAAAGTTCTTACAAGACATGATGCACTTCTTTCGGGCAGAGCCATGACAATAGCTAATCACTTGGAGTGTGAAGAAgcagaagaggaagaagaaccAGAACAGTTATTCCGGAG ATTACGCAAAGGAAAGGCTTGCGCAAGGCCTGAAGATGAAAACAGGGAACCTGAGTTTCCTCACTTTGGTTTGCTTGAAGAGAGACTAAATCGGCCGTTAATAAGACCACTATCTTTGGAGCCATCTCGAGAAGCTAATAATTGTCCTGCACCTGCTGTGATTCCTCCTCACATGGCAATTCCACCACCACCTTCAAAACACATTGAGAGGGAGAGATATTTTCAGGAAAATAAAAAGGATGGTGCTACTTTGGCTGGCCACTTGAGAGGCCTTTCCTTGCATAGTCACAATGGCAGCAGCTCTCACAGTGGAAGCTTTGATTTTAGTGATTGA